Proteins found in one Lepisosteus oculatus isolate fLepOcu1 chromosome 22, fLepOcu1.hap2, whole genome shotgun sequence genomic segment:
- the snap29 gene encoding synaptosomal-associated protein 29: MSAYPKNHNPFADDEDEEGAADLGPRGGSGGLSEAQRRQQQLEQEVMRTADSAVKSSYRSISLISESEKIGTDTAEELVRQGEALKRTERMLDNMDQDLKTSERHINSIKSVWGGIVNYFKAKPETKPPPEEPVQYKPSSKLQDALAHSKMQEQNYQASHPNLRKLDTSGFGALGPETEYSSSQPDGAYSKNKHLRAAHEQLDNNLDEMSLGLARLKNLGLGMQTEIESQDVTLDSLINRVDGMDIKIQTTNKQLKKL, from the exons ATGTCGGCCTACCCCAAAAATCACAACCCCTTCGCCGACGACGAGGACGAGGAGGGCGCGGCCGACCTCGGGCCGCGGGGGGGCTCCGGCGGGCTGAGCGAGGCGCAGAGGCggcagcagcagctggagcagGAGGTGATGCGCACGGCGGATTCGGCGGTGAAGAGCAGCTATCGCTCCATCAGCCTGATCAGCGAGTCGGAGAAGATCGGCACGGACACGGCCGAG GAGCTCGTGAGACAAGGTGAGGCCCTGAAGAGGACTGAGCGAATGTTAGACAACATGGATCAAGACCTGAAGACCAGTGAGAGACACATCAACAGCATAAAGAGTGTGTGGGGAGGGATTGTCAATTATTTCAAAGCCAAGCCAGAGACCAAGCCTCCCCCAGAGGAGCCAGTGCAGTACAAACCAAGCAGCAA ATTGCAAGATGCTTTGGCCCATAGCAAGATGCAAGAACAGAATTATCAAGCAAGCCATCCAAACCTAAGAAAGCTGGACACATCAG GTTTTGGAGCTTTAGGGCCTGAAACAGAGTACTCCAGTTCACAGCCTGATGGTGCGTACTCCAAAAACAAGCACCTACGAGCAGCTCATGAACAGCTGGATAATAACTTGG ATGAAATGTCTCTGGGGCTGGCCCGGCTCAAGAACCTCGGCCTGGGCATGCAGACCGAGATCGAGAGCCAGGACGTCACCCTGGACAGCCTGATCAACAGAGTAGACGGGATGGACATCAAGATCCAAACCACGAACAAACAGCTTAAAAAACTTTAA